The following are encoded in a window of Methanobrevibacter ruminantium M1 genomic DNA:
- a CDS encoding tRNA pseudouridine(54/55) synthase Pus10: MNQEILNKAEELINHTNGNICNHCLGRKFSDCVEGDGNEDRGAKIRQALNLEPYKANEDNPANDEKCLICNDLFEDLNTVLDLVNEKIDLLKVEFDTFVVGCKLPKEIVEKDQEISDEFDFNVEIIKKEVNREIGKLLESNLEQNVDFDGEDVLVMVDFRRILKEDIENPIKVRLQINPIFIEGRYRKLIRTIPQTKWPCRKCKGKGCEECNFTGKQYPESVEELLSEVVLKHTNGYEAKFHGAGREDIDVRMLGTGRPFVLEIKEPKIRKIDLKKIEEEVAISAKGKTEYLNLKFTERRRKAEIKESSPDTYKVYRALVKCEDYIKEEDLEKLQTLHIIQQRTPIRVSHRRADKIRQKEVKEIKAEFIDSKTFEMIIKTEGGLYIKELISSDEGRSNPSVSEVLGTQAICAELDVIEVGIK, encoded by the coding sequence TTGAATCAAGAAATACTAAATAAAGCAGAAGAATTAATAAATCATACAAATGGAAATATCTGTAATCACTGTTTAGGACGTAAATTCTCAGACTGTGTTGAAGGAGATGGAAATGAAGATAGAGGTGCTAAAATAAGACAAGCACTTAATCTAGAGCCTTACAAAGCAAATGAAGATAATCCTGCAAATGATGAAAAATGCCTAATCTGCAATGATTTATTTGAAGACCTCAACACTGTCCTTGATTTGGTGAATGAAAAAATAGATCTCCTTAAGGTGGAATTTGACACCTTTGTAGTGGGATGCAAGCTTCCAAAGGAAATAGTGGAAAAGGACCAAGAGATAAGTGACGAATTTGATTTCAATGTTGAGATAATCAAAAAGGAAGTCAACAGAGAAATCGGCAAGCTCCTTGAATCAAATCTAGAGCAGAATGTAGACTTTGATGGAGAGGATGTCCTTGTAATGGTTGACTTTAGAAGAATATTAAAGGAAGACATTGAAAATCCAATCAAGGTCCGCCTTCAGATAAACCCAATCTTCATAGAAGGAAGATATAGAAAGCTTATCAGAACAATTCCTCAAACCAAATGGCCTTGCAGAAAATGCAAAGGAAAAGGATGCGAGGAATGCAATTTCACAGGCAAGCAGTACCCAGAATCTGTTGAAGAGCTGCTCTCTGAAGTGGTTCTAAAGCACACCAACGGATACGAAGCCAAGTTCCATGGTGCCGGAAGGGAAGATATAGATGTTAGAATGCTTGGAACAGGCAGGCCATTTGTTCTTGAGATAAAAGAGCCAAAGATAAGAAAGATAGACCTTAAAAAGATAGAAGAAGAAGTTGCAATCTCTGCAAAAGGAAAGACAGAATACCTTAATCTCAAGTTTACAGAAAGAAGAAGAAAGGCAGAAATAAAGGAGTCATCTCCAGATACCTATAAGGTCTACAGAGCTCTTGTAAAATGCGAAGATTACATCAAGGAAGAAGACCTTGAAAAGCTTCAAACACTTCACATAATCCAGCAAAGAACTCCTATAAGAGTCTCCCACAGAAGGGCAGATAAGATAAGACAAAAGGAAGTCAAGGAAATAAAGGCAGAATTCATTGACTCTAAGACCTTTGAAATGATCATTAAAACCGAAGGTGGATTGTACATAAAAGAGCTTATCTCTTCAGATGAGGGAAGGTCCAATCCAAGCGTAAGTGAAGTTTTAGGCACTCAAGCCATATGTGCAGAGCTTGATGTGATTGAAGTGGGGATTAAATAA